From one Lotus japonicus ecotype B-129 chromosome 3, LjGifu_v1.2 genomic stretch:
- the LOC130745489 gene encoding cytosolic sulfotransferase 15-like: MASTDPTHVTENQSREEESLSRECKELIPTLPREKGWTVRYLYLFQGFWCNPHRIQPIYTFQKQFQAKDSDVIVATYPKSGTTWLKALTFAVVNRHNFPSSENHPLLTSNPHHLVPFFETSIYGEMIHDQIPDLSNVIERRIFGTHVPFPSLAKSIKDNSKCKIIYLCRNPFDNFVSLWMFVNKVKLESAPTLMLEEAFEMHCNGTTRYGPFWNHILGYWKESIARPEKVLFLKYEDLKDDVNFYVKRVGEFLGCPFTHEEESSGVIEDIVQLCSFEKMKELEVNKCGTFTRDVGNKHFFRKGEVGDWVNYLSPSMVEKLSKIIEEKFRGSGLSFRMCS; encoded by the coding sequence ATGGCTTCAACAGATCCCACACATGTAACAGAAAACCAatcaagagaagaagaaagtttAAGCCGAGAATGTAAGGAGCTAATTCCCACTCTTCCTAGAGAGAAAGGCTGGACAGTACGCTATCTCTATCTATTCCAAGGTTTTTGGTGCAACCCACATAGAATCCAACCTATATACACTTTTCAAAAGCAATTCCAAGCCAAAGATAGTGATGTTATTGTAGCCACTTATCCAAAATCAGGCACCACCTGGTTGAAAGCTCTTACCTTCGCAGTGGTAAACCGCCACAATTTTCCTTCCTCAGAAAATCATCCACTACTCACTTCCAATCCCCATCACCTTGTGCCTTTCTTTGAAACCTCCATTTATGGTGAGATGATTCATGACCAAATTCCTGATCTATCAAACGTGATTGAGAGAAGAATTTTTGGCACTCACGTTCCGTTCCCTTCATTGGCCAAGTCCATCAAGGACAACTCCAAATGTAAGATAATTTATCTTTGTAGGAATCCATTTGACAACTTTGTGTCTCTTTGGATGTTCGTCAACAAAGTGAAGCTTGAATCTGCACCTACATTGATGTTGGAGGAAGCTTTTGAAATGCACTGCAACGGGACGACAAGATATGGTCCGTTTTGGAACCATATATTAGGTTACTGGAAGGAGAGCATAGCTAGACCAGAAAAGGTTCTGTTCTTGAAGTATGAGGATCTTAAAGATGATGTTAATTTTTATGTGAAAAGAGTGGGAGAGTTCTTGGGCTGTCCTTTTACCCACGAAGAGGAAAGTAGTGGGGTGATTGAAGACATAGTGCAACTATGTAGTTTTGAGAAGATGAAGGAATTAGAGGTAAATAAATGTGGAACTTTTACTAGGGATGTTGGGAACAAGCATTTCTTTCGGAAGGGTGAAGTAGGAGATTGGGTAAATTACCTTTCCCCTTCAATGGTAGAAAAGTTATCCAAAATCATTGAAGAAAAGTTTAGGGGTTCTGGTCTATCATTTAGAATGTGCTCTTAA